Below is a window of Ahaetulla prasina isolate Xishuangbanna chromosome 1, ASM2864084v1, whole genome shotgun sequence DNA.
CTGGCCAGAAAGAATGCCAGCCCCCGCCGATGTCTCTAACGTGCCGCTATcttgcgcatgctcagaggctTCATCCTCTGAGCACTGGTCCAAgggtaaagttttgggggtttagggaagaaactacagagtcaggtcgtGCTTTCCagacattgacaactctgttactgaagttgtattttctgcaatctagtttggatcagtttaccatgagtttgtatctattgtgtgctcttgtattgttttggttgaggttgaagtattcattggctggtaggacattgtagtagatgattttatgtactacgcttaggtcagaccgaagacgacaAAGTTCTAAgtagtctaagcccaaaatttcaagtctggtggcataaggtattttgttgcgagcagaggagtggaggactcttctcatgaaatatctctggactcgttcaattgtattaataactgatatgcagtgcgggtgccagacagatgagctgtattcaagaactggtctggcaaaagttttgtatgccctagtttgcagttcaatattaccggagaagaagctatgcaagattaggttaacttaAAGTTGCACTGTGCGCATGTACCTTGCATATGGTGCGTGGTGTATGGTGCGCACTGCAAGCAAACCGGTAATAAACCGATTCAGAGTTCACACTGAACCAACCCTAAGAAATGGATAGTCATATCTCGTAAGTGTATAAAGCTacagttctgaaaaaaaaaatactgtaatgaCTGGGTCCCTAGAAAGTTTGGAATGAACAGGTATTAATTCTGAGACCAGATTTAAATCTGCAGACAAAAAATACAAGTCACATTTCAAATCTAAGCAAAGTTACTGATTTATTCCTTGTTAACCTGGCTGGGCCCAACTTAATAGCACTTCCTATGCACAATATATGGACCATACTCTTGGTATTGTTCCTTTGTGATCCAACATGATTGGAAGTTTTTCAAGGAAGCAAGAACTGAACCTCCAGTCCAGACAGAATATTGCCTAAGTGGAACAGCTGTGACTTTGATTTTTGTGCCAGTCTCCAAATTAGTCATGATATCTTGAGTAAATCTCTTTTCAAATCCTTCAAAAAGTGATGACCCTCCACATAacattatatttttatacatttctttCCTGATATGTTCAGGAACTTTCATTAAGCTTTTTTGGGCCATGCCAGGGATGCCTAGAAGAGCAAGTCCAGGCATTTGTGGTGGATTGAACAACATCTCAGGGCACTGGAATCTCTCCTTCCCTAAAGTAATTATTTGGCCATCTGGCAATTGGTATTGCACTGTATTGTCTTCCTCTGGGCAGTTCCACTCAGTCTCAAAATCAAGTGCAACATAGCAGCATTTTTGTTTCATGTCTTCAATCATATCCAGCATTTTTTCATCTAAGTAATGTCCCATGTCTTTGAGGAGATCCATCAAAAAAGATGTCACATTGGCTCCAGCAATGTCCATCTTTTCTGTGGCATGTGGCAAATTGTATCCTTGATGGACTGGTACAGTGTGTGTCACAGCATGGCCTGTATCTACTACCAACCCACTAATTTTTCCATGAGCATACACTGATAGTACAGACTGATATGCCACATACACTTTGGGGAAATTGAGGGACTCGAAAACAACCTCCACCAATTTCTCTCTGTTTGTAGTTGGTGAAAGAGGAGGATCAGACATTAAAAGCGCATGATCTTCTGGAGCAATCTTGAGTTCATGCTGGAAAATGTGCCACCACAATGTTTCTGCTGCTTCCCAGTCTGTGATTATGCCATGTCGTAATGGAAAAATTATATCAATATCAGGTTCCAATCGGGCTTGCTCTCCAATGAATGTGTCGGGTATATCACTTCCAATCTTCATGAATTTTTCTATGGGCTGTCCAACTAATGTCCCAATAACTACCTGGGGGGTCTGCTGACCTGCAAATCCAGCTTTACATGTCCCTGTACCAGTATCTATGACAATTGCTCTTGTCTTGACAATGGAACACTCTTTATGTGGAGAATGTGACCTGCTCCTGGTGGGCTcttctttttttgatgatgtccaAGATTGAGACATCTGGTCCAAAGCATATCCTGGGGAAGAGGTTTCTTTACTTGCATGGCCCAGCCTCACTGACTTCTCCTCTGGACTGTTTGATCCTGAGAATCCCAAGTCTGTTTCTTGCAAAGGCTCTGGAGTGGTTGGTCTGGAACCGCTGATTGACATTGTAAATAGAACTCAAATTATCTTCCACTAGATTTACAACATTTAAACCCCACCTTCTTTCTTCTACAGCATTAAAATGAAAGGCACTTGCTTTCACTCAAGACACATAAAGGAGAACTATGACATCACATTAGAATTTTCAGCAGATTTTTCAGCTAGCCAAGTGTCACAGTATTGTTAACTCCTTATCTCTATGAAGACTTGGGAACATTGGATAGGAAATGATGGATAATGAGCTGCAATTTGGAAATTGTATATATGCAGGTAACATCATGAATAATTTCATACAACATGGAAAATTACTCAATTCCATTTTTGCTCAATTTTGTTCAAATGGAACTGTATAAATCCAGACTACCATATATGACAATCAGATGAACTCCACAATATGAGGAACAGAGGGAAAATACAGACCTGCATtctaaaaagtagagacatcatcctgctaacaaaagtgcgtattgtcaaggctatggttttcccagttgcaatgtatggctgtgaaagttggaccatgagaaaggctgaatgccaaagaattgaggcctttgaaccatggtgttggagaagactcctgtgagtcccttggactgcaaggtgatcaaaccagtcagtcctagaggagatcaaccctgactgctctttagaaggccagatcctgaagatgaaactcaaatactttggccacctaatgagaaggaaggactcactggagaagagcctaatgctggggaagattgagggcaaaagaagaaggggatgacagagaacgaggtggttggatggagtcactgaagcagtaggcatgagcttaaatggaccccagaggatgttagaggacaggatggcctggaggaatgttgtccatggggtcgcgatgagtcggacataacttcgcaactaacaacaacaagaagattaGAGCAAATGGCCTTGATGGTTCCTCCTCTATGGGTATGACTAATCAACTTTTACTCTGGATTTCATATATGCTTGAGCACATCTGAAtggtataacagaataacagagttggaagggaccttggaggtcttctagtccaactccctgataGAAGCATGCTTTATGTTACTAAGAGTCATGGTGgtacattggttagaatgcaatattgcaggctaactctgcccatagccaggagtttgaccctgaccgtcccaaggttgactcagacttccatccttctgaggtcagtaaaatgaggacacagattgttgggggcaatatgctgacatgtaAACCAGTctaggagggctgtaaagcactgtggagcagtatatagcagtagcacttcgatttatatatacctcttcacagtgcttttacagccctctctaagtggtttaccaagtcagcataattgcccccaacaatctgggtcctcattttattgacctcggaaggatggaaggctgagtcaaccttgagcctggtgagattcaaactgccaaattgcaggcagccgacagaagaagcctgcagtactgtattctaaccactgtgccaccaacacatataagtctaagtgctagtgctattgttaCTTTCAGTCAGACATTaacataataattattaaaatagatttttatcccactgtTCTATGTGTATTATTCAAGCTGGTAATAATAAGCTCCTATTTCCCCCCACAAAACCACTGTATGAGGTGGGCCCAGCTGGCTCATATGCCTAAGAAAGTGCTAGATAACCACAGAAGCCCTGGTTTTGTCAAATGTTTAACCCAGTCAGCCATTCATCCCATCAAATCTGTACACTGATAGTGCTAACAACATCCTCTGGTTATAGTGATCATATGTCCTTTGTTATAAAGGACAATCCTGTTTCAGATAGCCATcctttagatttatttaattatttattttcttggttttgctctcaaatttttctttgtaaagcaaaattagaaacaaaaaatCATTTTTCCCCTTAATCCCTATGAACCTCTTTCAGATTTacaacccccccccacacttTCAGGTTTGTCCTTTATTTTGTTTCAAGAAAATACGGTCAGTATaactaaaggtagtcctcaacatatgactacaattgaggccaaaatttctgcagctaagtgagttttgccccatgtgatGACATTTCTTccacggttgctaagcgaatcactgctggTGTTAAGTTAGCAAAATGGTTGTTTTacgaacttaataactgcaaagTTAgtggggaatctggcttccctactgactttgcttgtcagaaggtcacaagaggtgATCACTtgatcccaggatactgcaactgtcataaatacatgccagttgccaagcgtttgaattttgttcacgtgactgtggggatgccgcAAAGGTGTGAAAAACAATTATATGTCGcttatttcagtgccattgtaacttttgagttactaaacaaactgttgtaagttgaggacttacatAAAGGACTGATATAAAGTAGGCCCCAAGTGGGCTGTTTTGTGAGAGTGTGTCGCCACCTTCTTTCTCCAGGAAGCTCC
It encodes the following:
- the LOC131188100 gene encoding actin-like protein 9, which encodes MSISGSRPTTPEPLQETDLGFSGSNSPEEKSVRLGHASKETSSPGYALDQMSQSWTSSKKEEPTRSRSHSPHKECSIVKTRAIVIDTGTGTCKAGFAGQQTPQVVIGTLVGQPIEKFMKIGSDIPDTFIGEQARLEPDIDIIFPLRHGIITDWEAAETLWWHIFQHELKIAPEDHALLMSDPPLSPTTNREKLVEVVFESLNFPKVYVAYQSVLSVYAHGKISGLVVDTGHAVTHTVPVHQGYNLPHATEKMDIAGANVTSFLMDLLKDMGHYLDEKMLDMIEDMKQKCCYVALDFETEWNCPEEDNTVQYQLPDGQIITLGKERFQCPEMLFNPPQMPGLALLGIPGMAQKSLMKVPEHIRKEMYKNIMLCGGSSLFEGFEKRFTQDIMTNLETGTKIKVTAVPLRQYSVWTGGSVLASLKNFQSCWITKEQYQEYGPYIVHRKCY